Genomic window (Phragmites australis chromosome 5, lpPhrAust1.1, whole genome shotgun sequence):
GTTTCCGCTTAACTGCATGCCGGATAAATCGTCTCGCTGCAAATTTTCCCCAAAACTACCATGTGAGAATCCCAATGTCACTAACAAAACTAACAGGAATAAAATGTGTTCCCTTGTATTGCAATTGAAATTGATCAGGATAGTTGCTCTTCTGCTGCACCTTCATCCATACTTCCGTGCCTTCCGGTAAATTGGGCAGATTCCACTTGTGGATCGGCGTTGGAAACTGTTTTGATCAGGAAAATACAAGCTATGAGTCACGCAAAAGCGATAATTTTATACACAATCTCTAatcaatttaaactaatttgaAGTCATGGATTCGAGCAAGTATGCGCCACTGGATCAGGGAGTGGGGATGGAGAAGCATACGTGGCCGAGCGAAAAGGTGTGGGAAGGCACGGGGGTGAGGTGCGTGGCCCACGACGGCGGCGAGTACGGCTTCTTCGAGAGGAAGGCCCCGATCTGTGCGGCAGTGGAGCAGGTGGCGGAGAGACCGGCCATCCCGGCGGCGACGACCAGACTCCGGTGGGCGACGGCGGCCAGACGGCAGAGGAGTGGAAGAGTGAAAGTGACGGGTAGGGGCGTAGGGCCAGCCTAACGAGCCCGACCGGATGGACCATGGTGCGATTGGTCGGCCGCATGATATACCTTAGACCATTCCATTCATATTTAGAAATAgttctctttctgattttttttatcttttcttattttcaataGTTTCATTTCGAAAATACTCGTAAAGAGAAATAAGAGATAATCCTATTCTAAAGAGAATAACTTTGAAAATCCACTCCTAATGAGAACCGTAAAGAAAAGATGTTAGAACGctgaagaaaaaatattttcacaaagagATTCTCATCCGTAAAGAAAATTCTTTGAGATGCAATTTTCTATTCTTCTATGGATTATACCGTTCATCCGGGGGCTACCAATTGCTTAACCAACCCGATTTTTGACTTCCTTACAGAAGAATGCTCATATAACCTATCTGAAAGGAAGTAagttaaataaaattatatttattaaaaaaatatttagtgatTATATCTATTTAGATAAGCTAAGTTATTTAAATATAAGGCTGTATTGCGATTGATTCttaatataaatgtaattttataatattgatAAGTGAATCCTTCTACTGAGCAGACATAATAGTCTTTATCAGCTAAGCCAggttaaaaataatatttatatttgtcAAACCAAACTATAAACGTAGATACAACAACTAAATACGTTTGTCTAAAATTATACGCATGCGGGCCAGGATCACCGTTCGGTCAACCAATCAGCACTTGAGATGTCGTCTCAACGAGCCGAGTCAGTGCGCCGCCGGCAAAAGGCGGGCCGCAGCAACCTGCCCACAACCGTGCTTGGATGGTCCAAAACCGGCCGGGTTTGGGCCCAATCCTGGCTTAAAGAAATGGGCTGGGCCAGCACAATAAACGGGCCCATGTCGTCAGTAGAGTTTCTGAATATAATTTCGTCACTCTAAACAAATAATATAATTTCGTCATTCCCTCAAAAAACAATTCCTCAGGCTCCTGATGAACTAAAATTGTGCAATATTGAAAACTAAAATAATCGTTTTTCGTCCATCCTAAACATTACGTCGAGTATATCACATTCCGAGTGCTTTatcttgaatttaaaaaatccaAGTCTAAGCACTACTTCCACTTAAACATAGTTGTTATTATAAAAAGAAAACATGTCCTGCATATCCTATTGTTCTTGGTATAAGCACCTCTGCCTCGTACCAAAAACCTATCTTCGtcgcacccccccccccgactcCACTTAACGACCGTTGCTGTCGATGTACTGCTACTTACACCTCATTTTGCTAGGTACATCTTGTCTGGATGTGTTTGCTTAGATGATAAGGTTGAATGTGATAagattatttatatatttttaaatagaataatatgattttttatttctttgggatggatggatgagtcttttttgtttggttggtgggattaCAGTGAATATGATGaatcaatttaatatttagtTGATGAGATTACAGTGGATAGGATGAGTCactcatatttatatgcattttataAGAATTTaaatgaatttgtgcatgtttaaatttatttgaatttaatttaaattaaaaagataatatcacataaaatgataaaaatacatataaataaaacattacaaaaggaactcactttttcactaaataacctaggattaaaaaaaattataaattagtatatcgtATGGGAAGAATATTAgcaaattttttcagatttttagaaatttatttgatgtattaaaaattgctagaagttataaaagtaaggtttttgaagaattttatttaaatattcgCTTACTCTTTTGaatcaaaataattaaaatgggttgctagtgagctttagttttatcataaaaatatttagatttttttaattattcttATACTTTCAAATAAAATCAAACGTTAGATGAAAACATAAAAACATACGCACtaatgaatgaatgcaacaggGAAAACGCACGAACCAACCTAAATGGCTCGGTCCACTCGATTTGACCCGGATCAGCTCATCTAACATATTAGATAATATTCATCTGTGGCCGCCTCATTTAACCCATCtaacaaattaaacaacacaaaAATTAGATGATGATCGTCTAAATGGATtcattcatccaaccaaacgCTCCTTTACTCACAAGCTCAGTCTAACTCAATTGCCAAGCTCAGCATCACCTTGCCACCATTTTACCAAGCCTACAACATATTCCAAACAATACTCTTGGCCATGTTGCCTCAtcaattatttttaaattttggtcTAATCTTTCACTGGATCCGTGATCCGCTACTACTTACAAAGTTCATCATATTTAGAGGATTAGTGAAGGTGGAATTTTATTTCAACCATAAGCGATATACTTATCGATAACGAGATGTTTATGGTGATTTTGTcaatatcaaattttatatctTTGATCTCTAGTAAATATTATATGAGTGTAAACGTGTGATGGTACGAATATATGCGTGTATCTTagtgttgtattttttttaaaaaagaacatAAGTTTCACACGGAGTTTCTTGACAAAAAAAACCAATTAACCCCACCAGGTGGCGCCGTGGCGGCGCGCAGCGAATGACGCTCCCCGCGTCCCCGCACATGGACAGAGGCTGACCAGCGGGCCCAACTACTCCGCACATCCCGCGTGCCCAGACGTCGGTGAAAGAAACAGATCACGCACGCCTCCTGATTTTCGCCTAACGAGGACGTCTTTTTGACTCCGCTTAGCGGCCAAGCCACAAAAatggaataaaaaaagaaaaaaagagagggagaaagttCGCTCTCATCCACTGTCCGAATCGCACAAACTCCAAAGCGATtcgttgctgctgctgatcGGAACACTGCTCGCCTCTCGAAGAACAGTTCGGGTTAACCACTTCgcttctcctttcctttttcctgtGCGTTTATCGGAAGACGTGGTAGGAGGAAGAGTCGTTTAATGCCTATGGAGAGGACGGGCACTTGATTTTTTTTCGCTTAATTTTATGCAATTTTGGGTATTTTTGCTGGGGTGGATTGAGCTGCGGAGCTCAAACGCGCGGCGTTTAGAGTAACTTTTGGAATAATTTTCAGCATTTTCCTGAGGAGGGCAGGCACTGTGGGCTCCGCGTTTTGGACGGATTATCCAAATCTCAGCACGGGAGGTTGAGATGTTGAAGTACAGAACGCTGATTCCACAgctggtgttttttttttgtttttgtttttttttgtgtgcgCGCATCTCGCGGCTgtaatttttcttgtttttctcttctgGGGTTGTTCTGGTAATCGCTTCTAGTAGGCGTCGATTGGTTCATCGGATTTCGGAGCTATTGATGGGCTCTCTGTGCGCGCGAGTTGAGCTCCAAAGCCCAACGAATTGAACCAGTTCCTGAtcgttgatttttttaaatcaaattaATTCTCATCAGTTAGGTTCTGTTGATCGATAGTCTCATTTACTGGACACACAACTCGCAGTGAAGTTGTTCGTAGCTGTACGTGCTGTTTTGATTGGTCCATGCTTCATGTAGCGCTCACATTACGAGATGCCATTGTTTTGTATCTTTTCATATTCTTTGATGGCCTTGTGTTTGCAGTGGAGCAGAGTATTAGATGAACACTTGATCGTGATTCAATTGTGGCTGCTGTCAGATGTACAGGTAGGTTCCGGCCCAGTAGTAAAGTATTAATGCAACAGATGGCTATTTTGTTTGGCTAATATTATGCATATTCCATATTCTGTTGttcaagattttcttatttTATGTTGCTTGAGCAGTTTGTGTGCATGGCTCAGCCCCCTAGGGAGCATATGCCCCAACCCCCTGTTTCCACCCCTAAGGTGGCATATGCCCCAGCGGCCCAGCCCCCTTGTTTTCTCACAGTTTTTCCTGATTGTCCCACTGGTATCGATCAATAAATATAGGATAGCCTGGATATCCATTGGAGTCCTTGCTTTCTAAAGacggataatatcttttgtgtATAAAAGGATACAGGCATTGTCTGCTTGCGAAGAATTTATATTTTAGTGATATGCTAATGTAATGGATGTTGGTTTCAGGGTTAAAAAAAATGACTCATCAGGAAAGAGATGATGTTCCTATGTTGCTCAGAAATGTTGAGCTATCAAGGTTTCCTCTAAGAAGTACTTCAATGTGTATACCAGTCAGGGATGATGAGTATGAAGAAAACTCCTTTGTAACCCATACTGGTCCTCTATTCATTCAGCCACCAACTCAGACAGCACCAGGCATTCCATTTACAAGTAGAGACACACCAGATAGGTTGCCTAGACCTTCACAAGGAAAACAAGTCAGCAAGCCACATGCGGTCATGCCAGAAGAAATTGGAGGAAATAGGTGGTCTTACAGTGGACAAGTTCCAAAGAATGAACACTTGATGATGTCTGGACCTTTGGGACAGTGTGATAACCCTGACTGTGTCAATTGCCCTCCTGCTTGTAAAAATAAAAGACATTTCCACAGAAGTTCGAATTCTTTAGACAATAAGGTATGCCCTTGAAATATGTCATTTGTTCTAAAGTTGCTAATGATAGCTCTTAATGCTGTTTACTATGGTATTAATGTGTTTTCCTTTGTTCTCTTGAAGCTTCATAATATTCTTTATGGTCATGATAGTGGGTGGAAGAAGAAGATTATTGAGCAAATCCTTTCATACATTCCGATTATGAACCCACATGCAAAGGTTGTTCAGCAGTGGAATCAGTTCTTCGTGATATCATGCCTGATTTCTATTTTCATTGATCCCCTGTTCTTCTTCCTATTATCAGTCAAGCAGGTAATGTTTTACAAGGTTTTCAGTGTTAGATAGATCTGTGTTAATGCTTCTTATATGCGTCTGCTTACAGCATTTTCCCGAAGCAATCTCTCAAAAATATTGTATACTCAGCATGCCATGGTTATAGAGAGAATAATATCTGGTTATCTCGGAAATTGTAATACCtggatgtgttgcaactagttAATCTTAGACTCTTAGTCACTCTTGCAGTAATTTTGATCAGAGCTGACCACATTTTCTTTATATTATTTCGTCCAATGCAGGATAACAAATGCATAGTGTTAAACTGGAATTTTGCTACAGCACTTGCTGTAGTGAGAAGTGTGACTgatgttatttattttctgcACATGCTTCTTCAGGTAAATGTACCATCACTTCTGCTCGTCCAGATAAGGCTTTGCATTTTATACAATTTTTATTGCTCTAAACAAAGTAGGTACAAGATGGAAGGTGCTGAATGATATATCCATGATTTTGGATGCATATTAAGATTATTTGTTCATTCTTTATTGATTGTTTGGTATACTACTTTGCCAATAAGTTCTGAACTTTCTTGAAAACAAATCTTAGATTAGATACTGAGTTCTGGAAATACCCAAATTGCACTGTCCAAATAACTCTATTGTTGACTTGCAGTAAGGGACTCGGTTTTCTTTACAGGAAAGCTGTATATACTTGACATGCTGATAAAATTCCATTTGTTTGTATATGGTTTTATTTCATACTGTGTTATCCGATGCAGTAGATGAATAGTGGATCTAAAAGATCTATATGTTTCTGTCTGTTCAGTTCTACCATCAAATACATGTCTTGTCAACTGAAAGTTGACCAGCCTACTTGTTATGTGGCAATTATAGAAGACTATTCATGAATGTAATTATAAATCTGTCTTTCAGTTTAGACTGGCTTATGTTGCTCCAGAGTCACGAGTGGTGGGAGCTGGAGATTTAGTTGATGAGCCAAAGAAAGTTGCTTTCCATTATCTTCGTGGTTATTTTTTACTTGATTTCTTCGTTGTGCTTCCACTCCCTCAGGTAACATATGCCTTGCCCTTCTGCATTAATGTCTCTTGTTTAGATATTAAGCTTCAAAAACTTTATGAATGGAGACTTCTTATTTTTGCAGAAACATTCTGTTTGCTGTACTTTCACCGAAACCATATCTATTATTGATCCCTTTTGGTACTTAGGTTGTATTTGTTTGTCGCTGAGGTCTGAGCAGTTTCCAATATATTTAGGACCAACAAGAAATAGAATGTATTTTTTGCTGTTTAGGTAGTATATACCGAGGCACGTCATGACTTGTCTCTATTCCTGaacttgtgaattgtgatctaGGGCCTCTGGGATGAGTTGGTGTCCATTGAGAACCCCGAAAGAAGTCGCACTCACATCTAACCATAAATTTGACTGAATAGATCGGCATGTTTGACAATACCTTGCTTCTCCCTCACCTGTTTTCTACTTTGCATCCATGAACCTTGTCTGTTTGTACAACACTAGGTCTGATTTCACTTGCATGAATGCCGTTTATCTGCCTACTGCTAAAATTATTTGTCTAAACTCTAAACTGACGATTTGTTCTTTTTCAATCTAGTTAACAACAACCATTCAGTCAAACAATTTGACAGTTTTATCTTTGTTGCAGTCTGTATGTTTTTtgctaatattttttctttgtttcttaatcAAGGTGATGATACTGCTAGTTATCCCTAAATATGTCGGGTTATCAGCTGCAAACTATGCTAAGAATTTATTGCGCGCCACTGTTCTTCTTCAATATGTGCCCCGTATCATCAGATTCGTACCGCTACTTGATGGTCAGTCTGCCAATGGATTCATATTCGAGTCAGCATGGGCTAATTTTGTGATCAACCTTCTAATGTTTGTTTTGGCGGGGCATGTTGTTGGTTCATGTTGGTACCTCTTTGGCTTACAGGttagttgaatattttttttattgagatTTGTACAAAAAGTTGGTATTGCATATTGATTCAAATGTTCTAATTTGGATAATCGTACCAATGAATCAATATGCATACTGTTATTAGAAAATATGCCTTTTATCCATTGGCAAACTGACCGTCAAGTAAACCAATAGATACAAACAAACAGTCTACTAATGAGAAAATATGCCTTTTATCTACATTGTTATGTAGCACAGTTCTGAAAAGCGCATCAAGTTTCCTTAAATTTTATGTGCTCTGATTATGTTTTGAGTTCAAAGATGGAAAATGTGCAGCTCTAAATACCTACTCAACTTAATTTGCAATGTGCTCAATGTTGTATACACAAGCACTACTCATTTGGTAATCCTTGGCCACAAATTGTTTCACAGTTTGACCTACTCATAAAGTACTTAATTCTACAGCTGATACTTGAAAGTTGAAAGTCCATATCAATtgtattattttcttttgttttgtcacAGAGGGTTAACCAATGTCTACGAGATGCTTGTTCTGCATCGACCATTCCGTATTGTGATTCTTTTATAGACTGCGGACGTGGCTTTGATATTGAGGGACAGAGTGGACTGAACAGACAGCAGTGGTTCAATGACTCGGGCGCAATAGCTTGCTTTAACACTGGAGATGGTGCTACTTTCCAATATGGAATTTATGGGCAGGCTGTTTTGCTAACTACAGAAGAAAGTGCTGTTAAACGATATATATATTCATTATTTTGGGGGTTTCAGGTATTTTCCGTCAGTTGCTCGTGTCCTTCTATTTTAGTTGATATCTGTTTGTCACATCCGAAATATGCTCTGATCAGACTGTCCTGCGCGATCCTTCTAAATATTCATTGTCTTATCTGTCATACTGATTAATGAGGTTTCATTCTATTTGCATACATGATAACTCTGCTTAATGTTTTTGCTTGTACTTTAATGGTTTGATTTCAGCAAATAAGTACCTTAGCTGGCAATCTTATCCCAAGTTACTTTGTATGGGAAGTTCTGTTCACTATGGCCATTATTGGTTTGGGACTGTTGCTTTTCGCATTGCTTATCGGAAACATGCAAAATTTTCTCCAAGCTCTTGGAAGACGGTATGTGATTATACTGCTGGCTTATTTTTCATGCCATATGCTTTATATGCCTGTACAGTCATGAACTGACAcctacatgttacaataacCTTGATGCGTGAACATTTCACTCCTTTTCTCTTCTCACAGGAGATTAGAAATGCAACTTAGACGCCGTGATGTTGAACAGTGGATGAGCCATAGACGGTTGCCTGATTATTTGAGAAGGTTCCTCTACAGAACTTATAAACCAAATCTTTGCAGACTATTTTTTAAGTTCGCATTGCATATTTATGTCTGGCAGCCATTTGCTACTATACTGTAGAACAATAATACTGATCAGACTATGTTTCACGATTGGCTATCTTAAAACTAGAGCCCTTATGAAAGCAATGATTTGCATCACTGatctgatttgttttttttttttgttttgtagcTAAGCAAAAATGTATGCTATATTGAGATATTGCCAGAAATAtgtttttaacaaaaaaataagaatTATTTAATTCGTTCAGAATTGACAATAGTGATTAAGGTTCCATGTCCACAAGATGTGTCATATAATGGTAATGTTAACGAGAAAACCTGAATGTGGTCTGGAGCACTGTGTTAGGATCATAATCATGAGGGCCTGTTTGGATGGAGGTGTTTGAAACTTTGAATCCGAATCCTTAGCATTTAGCTCAATCAAAATTTGAACTAGATCAGACGTATTTTATTCTTACAGTGGAAGATTGCAACACTTATATTGTTCTAAATGTGTAGGAGGGTTAGACGAGCAGAAAGGTTCACCTGGGCAGCTACTCAAGGAGTGAATGAAGAGGAGCTTTTAAGTAATTTACCTGAAGATATCCAGAGGGACATACGTCAACATTTCTTTAGATTCCTTAATAAGGTTTGTTTCTAGATGACATCAAAAATTTACTCCAATACCTTCTTTATTTCCACTCCCATCTATTTCTTTCCTCTGACATTCAAGGGGTTAAAACATGTTGGAAGCTAGTTTTGTGCTTGTGTTACATTCTACTGTTTAGAATATAGACCAGTACTGCTTGGGGTCCCTCAGCATTTGCAAGAATTGGTAAATGTAACAGTGCTGTGAGGAGAGAGAATGGAAAGGAACTTAATCTCAAGAGAAAGAGAGTTGTAATTGATGTGAACCCACAACCAATTGTATGGCTGGACCCTAAGAGATTTGTGTTTATTCATTCATGTTCTAGGCTCACCTCACTTACATGATTTGTTCTATGAGATGAAGTCTGATAAAGGTACCTCTTACAAGTTTCAGTGAAGCACTTTTTTTTTGCAGGTCCGATTGTTCACCTTGATGGATTGGCCTATCTTAGATGCTATCTGTGACAAATTAAGACAAAACTTGTATATTTCTGGAAGTGACATTCTTTATCAAGGTGGCCCTGTTGAAAAGATGGTCTTCATAGTGAGAGGTAAGCTGGAAAGCATCAGTGCGGATGGAAGCAAAGCTCCGTTACATGACGGAGATGTATGTGGAGAGGAGCTCCTCACATGGTACTTGGAACACTCTTCAGTGAATAGAGGTATATGCAATTTCCGCCCTGAATTcctgttgttgtttttcttttgattttataATTGTCACATTATATGGACTGTTACTGTTTCAGATGGTGGGAAAATCAAATTCTATGGTATGCGGTTGATTGCTACACGTACTGTAAGATGTTTAACAAACGTTGAAGCTTTTGTACTCAGAGCAAGTGATCTTGAAGAAGTCACCTCACAGTTTGCACGATTCTTGCGTAATCCACGAGTGCAGGGAGCAATCAGGTAGCCACATTTTTGTTTAATTATCATTTGATTATCACATCCCTGCTCATCAGGATACCTGTTCTACCCGAATAATTGAGGCTGTTCTTTTGATTAATTTCTTAAGTTCATGGCAATATATGAGTAACATCACCAGCTAATCATTCATTGAGGTGATTAAGAATTTAAGATTATTGGCTGCAAAACTTGGGAGGAAGAAATGTTATCTGCGATACATGTATCTGTTGTGTGAACCTTGTTTGTTATGGTTATTATTTGGCCTAGAAACTTTGCCAATTAATACCTTTGTCATACTGTGTCGACTGATGCTTGAACCTCTGTTGCTGCAACTGCATCAAACAGGTATGAATCTCCCTACTGGAGAACCATTGCTGCCACTCGTATTCAAGTTGCATGGAGGTATTGGAAAAGGCGGCTGAAGCGAGCTGAGCAGTCAAGGTTGAGCGAGCAATCATATCCCTCTTACTCCAACACGGAGAATGATGTTTTCCGGCGTGGACAGAGGGGATGATCTCTACCTGACTAGGCACTAACTCGTCAGTTGCAGCTCTTCATCTACAGCCGCTAGAGCCCTGAAATTATCGTCACTTGGTGGAGTGCGACATGGGGGCTACTATTTTGGGGTTTGGAATTCTCTGATCTGGCAGCGTCATACAATCATACTATACTCGTAGAACTAAGCTACTGTATATAATGAGAGGCCAGTTCTTTCACGCGTTACTGTTTTGTTCTTGGCGTAAAACATTACCTACCTGCATCTCTGCTAGAGCGAGTACGCACACCTGCATATTGAATGCCCAAGAGGTATCATCCTAAATTCCTAGGGCCTCAGTTCCAGTTCTTTGTCAATCTGATTAGATAAAAAGatgtaaataaatattgagTATTATATAAGTTCGAATGGAATAGCTCTACTTCATATATAAGGATTCATATTTTATCCATTGCAGCCAGTTTCAGTTATGACAGCATCAGATATCCCAATGTCAAGGGTCCAATCTCCATGCAAAGGTATTCGACCTACAAATTATTTTACAAGCAATAGCATCCACGGCCAGGAATGACTCCCCCAGTACCTAAGTGCGTTCGAAACTAGGGAGTTTTTCTCTGATCCTATGGAACTGACATTTGAATTGTTTTGTGTGAATTCTAGTAAAATTCTCTGAATTGTTCGAAACCGTCGATCTGATCAGACTAAGGCATTCCTGCCGGGCAGCTACTATCAACCCAGTTCTTGCTCCGGTCTTCGCCTTTGCCCGCAGTCTTGTCAAGAACTGAGTTTGGGGATGGTCGGTACCTGTAGAGACCGGAGCGTCCTCGCACGTTGCTTATAGAGAATGGCATCGGTAAAAAATAGGGTTTAGTGTTGTTAACTAATATAATGGTCTTCGGTTTCTCTAAAAATCTTAAATTATtttatgtgtttcataatccatacataacctattttaattagattcactcaaaaaggctaaaattctaaaaaactacttttataatttctaacaattattaggtcatcaaataaaattttaaaaatcttgaaaaatcactaatattcttcttatatgatcactaatttctaaaattatttctaatcttagtttatatagtgaaaaagtgaatttctttgcaatgctccattcatatgcaatgataaaaatgcataatcATACGTATGATCAGTATGTGTGAGTGATGAACAATTGACTAGATATTGCTACGAGCTAGGATCTGTGATATAGTGTTTGTGGGCGAAGTGTTAGGGTAGTCTGAGAGTTACTCGAGAAGTTAGTGAACTGGTCTTGGAACATGTCTTGGCTGGTCGAAACTGGTTTACAAATTGGTCAGAACTAATATAGAAACTTGTTTAACTGGTCTAGAACTTAGCCTAAATCTGTCTGCTATGAGTGATGATTTGTGATACAATGTTTGTGGACGTTGTCATGGTAGTTTGGGAGCTACTCGGGAAGCTAATGAGATGGTCTTGGAGCTGGTCTTGGCTGGTCGGAACTCTAACCGGTATAGGACCTAGTCTAATTGGTCTAGGAACTGGTTTATGACCTGGTCTAAACCAGTCTAGACTGTTATAGGACCTGGTCTAAACTAGTCTGCTATGAATGATGATTTGTGATATAGTGTTTGTGGACGAACAGGCTTTGGCTACTCAGGAAGCTAGTGAACTGATCTTGGAACAGGTTTTGGCTTGTTGGAACTGGTCTAAAAACTAGTCTAACTGGTTTAAGAACTGGTCTAGACTAGTCTAGGACTTGGTCTAAATCAGTCTACTATGAGTGATGATTTGTGATATAGTATTTGTGGACGGAGTGTTAGGGTATTATGGGAGCTACTCGGGAAGCTAGTGAACTGGTCTTGGAA
Coding sequences:
- the LOC133919904 gene encoding probable cyclic nucleotide-gated ion channel 20, chloroplastic; the protein is MTHQERDDVPMLLRNVELSRFPLRSTSMCIPVRDDEYEENSFVTHTGPLFIQPPTQTAPGIPFTSRDTPDRLPRPSQGKQVSKPHAVMPEEIGGNRWSYSGQVPKNEHLMMSGPLGQCDNPDCVNCPPACKNKRHFHRSSNSLDNKLHNILYGHDSGWKKKIIEQILSYIPIMNPHAKVVQQWNQFFVISCLISIFIDPLFFFLLSVKQDNKCIVLNWNFATALAVVRSVTDVIYFLHMLLQFRLAYVAPESRVVGAGDLVDEPKKVAFHYLRGYFLLDFFVVLPLPQVMILLVIPKYVGLSAANYAKNLLRATVLLQYVPRIIRFVPLLDGQSANGFIFESAWANFVINLLMFVLAGHVVGSCWYLFGLQRVNQCLRDACSASTIPYCDSFIDCGRGFDIEGQSGLNRQQWFNDSGAIACFNTGDGATFQYGIYGQAVLLTTEESAVKRYIYSLFWGFQQISTLAGNLIPSYFVWEVLFTMAIIGLGLLLFALLIGNMQNFLQALGRRRLEMQLRRRDVEQWMSHRRLPDYLRRRVRRAERFTWAATQGVNEEELLSNLPEDIQRDIRQHFFRFLNKVRLFTLMDWPILDAICDKLRQNLYISGSDILYQGGPVEKMVFIVRGKLESISADGSKAPLHDGDVCGEELLTWYLEHSSVNRDGGKIKFYGMRLIATRTVRCLTNVEAFVLRASDLEEVTSQFARFLRNPRVQGAIRYESPYWRTIAATRIQVAWRYWKRRLKRAEQSRLSEQSYPSYSNTENDVFRRGQRG